CAAAGCGCCTTGGGTCGTGGCTTTTTTCCAGAACAGTCCTGCTGTCAGCGGCACAAAAGCTGCAACCAGGGTAATTTTATAGGCATTTTCCACCATTTTATGAATGGAAGAATCAGATTGCAAAGCGTAATAAAGCACGCAAAGCGCAAAAACCAGCAAAACCATTCGAATCATGCGCAGAAAAGCAACATCGCTGATTTGCGGGAAAAAGCCCTTGAGAATATTCTCAGAAAAGGTAATTGAGGGTGCCAGCAGCGTGGCCGAAGAAGTACTCATAATGGCAGAAAGCAAAGCACCAAAGAACAAGACCTGGGCAAAGAGCGGCGTGTGTTCCAAAATCAGCGTGGGTAAAATTTTCTGGGCATCTACTGCCAAAATAGCTTGAAATTTTTCAGGTGCCACGAGCAAAGCGGTAAAAGCCAGCAGCATGGGCACAAAAGCGAAGACAAAATACAAGCCTCCCCCCAAAACCGTACTGTAGACGGCAGTATCTTCGTCTTTGGCTGAGGTCATGCGTTGAAAAACATCCTGCTGAGGAATCGATCCCAACATCATGGTCAACCAGGCCGCAATAAAGGGCATCCAGGCCGAAGCCTGGCGGGGAAAAAATACAAATTTCCCCTGACTGGCGGCTTGATGCACCACATTGCCCAGCCCCCCCACTCCCGGCAGGGTGGTGACATACCAACCAATGCCCAAAAGACCAGCCATGATCACGATCATTTGCACAAAATCAAGCACAGCAACCGAGAGCATGCCGCCAAAAACCGTATAGGTCAAAACAATCAGGGCCCCTAAAATCATGCCATTGTGTTCCGAGATTTCCCCGCCGCTGATCACGGCAAAGACCAGCCCCAAAGCGCGAATCTGAGCAGAGACCCAGCCCAGATAAGAAACAACAATACAAACCGTGGCTAAAATTTCAATCACGCGATTATAGCGAATTCTGAAAAAATCCCCAATCGTCAGCAAATTGAGGCGGTAGAGTTTGCGGGCAAAAAAGAGACCCGCAAAAATCAGGCACATACTGGCGCCAAAGGGATCTGATGCCGTAGCGCTTAAGCCCTCTTGCAAGAAGGTAGCTGAAAGTCCCAAAACGGTTTCTGCGCCAAACCAAGTCGCAAAAACTGTCGCGGTCACCACAGGAAAAGAAAGATGCCGACCCGCCACAGCAAAATCGCGGGTATTTTTGACTTTGAGCGCGGCCCAAAGCCCAATCCCGACCGATAAAAACAGATAGAGAAGTACAAAGCCAAAAAGCATGGTTCAGTATATCAGCTCTGCATTTAGAAAACAGCCTCTTAAATACAGCAATCGCAAAGTCCACAGCCAGGCTGTAAAGGAACTTCAAAATAACGCTCTAATTGCTCTCTGCGACAACGCCGGGTTTTTAAATAGCGTCTAAAAGCCGCTTGCTGATTTCGCAAAAACTGCTGTTCCTGTTTTTCTGCCCGAAACACAGCCCATTCCATTTCGCGACTCAAAACCTCTGCATTCAAACGGTAACGCTTACCTGCCAAGGGTTGAATCCAGCCTTGCGCCAGCCATGGCAAAAGCATGGTATTCAGAGATTGGTCACTGAGATCCAGACGATCCTGAACCTCTATCAGCGAAAGTCCTTTGCCCAAGAGCTGCCAAACCCGCTTGGGCAATTCAGCTTCAAGTTTGTTAAATCCGCCGCCTTTTTCTCCCCAAAGCCAAAGCGCCAGGGCTTGGGCCTGAAACTTGCGATTTCGTCCCCCCCGCCCAATTTCCTGAACATAGGCGTCTAGGC
The DNA window shown above is from bacterium (Candidatus Blackallbacteria) CG13_big_fil_rev_8_21_14_2_50_49_14 and carries:
- a CDS encoding sodium:solute symporter, whose product is MLFGFVLLYLFLSVGIGLWAALKVKNTRDFAVAGRHLSFPVVTATVFATWFGAETVLGLSATFLQEGLSATASDPFGASMCLIFAGLFFARKLYRLNLLTIGDFFRIRYNRVIEILATVCIVVSYLGWVSAQIRALGLVFAVISGGEISEHNGMILGALIVLTYTVFGGMLSVAVLDFVQMIVIMAGLLGIGWYVTTLPGVGGLGNVVHQAASQGKFVFFPRQASAWMPFIAAWLTMMLGSIPQQDVFQRMTSAKDEDTAVYSTVLGGGLYFVFAFVPMLLAFTALLVAPEKFQAILAVDAQKILPTLILEHTPLFAQVLFFGALLSAIMSTSSATLLAPSITFSENILKGFFPQISDVAFLRMIRMVLLVFALCVLYYALQSDSSIHKMVENAYKITLVAAFVPLTAGLFWKKATTQGALAAMLGGLGVWLAMEIFLPKPLLEVWPPQLGGLLTAILAMLIGSLLPQWYQAKISTLESEFLQAEHADA